A DNA window from Halogeometricum borinquense DSM 11551 contains the following coding sequences:
- a CDS encoding universal stress protein, with amino-acid sequence MKPILLATDGSEHAQQAAKQAIELAEEQGVPLYALCVVDKRRFDNPALSSAELATIYAEDHASMCVSKVADMAEKSNVRVEGGIRHGIPHEVILEYAAEVDADAIVIGEHGDHTEHFSGVGGKVAELADRDVIVVKAQPV; translated from the coding sequence ATGAAACCGATCCTGTTGGCCACGGACGGGAGCGAACACGCACAGCAGGCGGCAAAACAGGCTATCGAACTTGCCGAGGAGCAGGGAGTTCCTTTGTATGCTCTCTGTGTCGTTGATAAACGGCGCTTCGACAACCCTGCCCTCAGCTCTGCGGAACTTGCAACTATCTACGCAGAGGATCACGCGTCGATGTGTGTCTCGAAGGTCGCAGATATGGCGGAGAAGAGCAACGTCCGCGTCGAAGGCGGTATCCGGCACGGCATCCCACACGAAGTGATCCTCGAGTATGCCGCGGAAGTGGACGCTGATGCTATCGTCATCGGGGAGCACGGAGACCATACAGAGCACTTTTCGGGAGTCGGTGGAAAAGTCGCAGAGCTAGCTGACAGAGACGTAATCGTCGTTAAAGCGCAGCCAGTCTAG
- a CDS encoding DNA polymerase sliding clamp, protein MNVIVEYSRLQTFLNVAMAVVHECRLRCTEDHLRITATDPAQVAQVETTLASDGCESFETDGEVLGINLEKLDDALGFASTGDLVLLELNTETRKLEIEYDGFGYDLGLIDPESIRREPDIAEVDFPARIRVYGHRLERGIKGCDLASDHTRFEGDAESGEFRATAEGDTDDVSIRMDSEDLQTDIPEAVSSLFSIGYLTELVDPIENDTEVVVKVGDEFPLTWFYELSEGNVAVTNFLAPRIART, encoded by the coding sequence ATGAACGTTATCGTCGAGTACTCTCGTCTGCAGACGTTCCTCAACGTCGCTATGGCGGTTGTCCACGAGTGCCGGCTCCGCTGTACTGAGGACCATCTTCGCATCACTGCCACCGATCCAGCCCAGGTTGCGCAGGTTGAGACGACGCTCGCCTCGGACGGTTGCGAGTCGTTTGAGACCGACGGAGAGGTTCTCGGAATCAACCTCGAAAAGTTGGATGATGCACTCGGCTTTGCGAGTACGGGTGATCTCGTCTTACTCGAACTCAACACAGAGACTCGAAAACTCGAAATCGAGTACGACGGATTCGGCTACGACCTCGGGCTGATCGACCCCGAGAGTATCCGGCGAGAGCCGGACATCGCGGAAGTTGACTTTCCAGCACGCATCCGTGTCTACGGTCATCGTCTCGAACGCGGAATCAAAGGATGTGATCTCGCAAGCGACCACACCCGATTCGAGGGTGATGCCGAGAGCGGTGAGTTCCGCGCAACAGCAGAAGGGGATACTGACGATGTCTCAATTCGTATGGACTCCGAGGATTTGCAGACGGACATCCCCGAAGCCGTGTCATCGCTGTTCTCTATCGGGTACCTGACCGAACTCGTCGATCCCATTGAAAACGATACCGAGGTGGTCGTCAAGGTCGGTGACGAATTCCCGCTCACATGGTTCTACGAACTGAGTGAAGGGAACGTTGCGGTGACAAACTTCCTTGCGCCCAGAATCGCGAGAACGTGA
- a CDS encoding phosphopantetheine adenylyltransferase — protein MAHSEWITIVGGTFTPIHNGHRTLLHKAFQTASHNGSGDGHVIVGLTSTSLATQTRSDPSHAKMIGPFEKRREDLDAELDRMANAYTATYEIIQLADTHGPAATREDANALVVSPEAEAQRRAYELNQQRMDAGLQPLEVHTAPFVIAEDGTRISSTRIRDGEIDVHGRILE, from the coding sequence ATGGCTCACTCCGAATGGATTACGATAGTCGGCGGTACGTTCACACCAATCCACAACGGTCATCGCACCCTCTTGCACAAAGCGTTCCAGACCGCTAGTCACAACGGGAGTGGAGACGGACACGTTATCGTCGGTCTCACCTCGACATCCCTCGCTACGCAGACACGGAGCGATCCATCGCACGCCAAAATGATTGGTCCGTTCGAGAAACGACGCGAGGATCTCGATGCAGAACTCGACCGCATGGCCAATGCCTATACTGCTACCTACGAAATCATTCAGCTAGCGGACACCCACGGACCGGCCGCAACACGTGAGGACGCTAATGCGCTTGTCGTCTCGCCGGAGGCGGAAGCACAGCGCCGTGCCTATGAACTTAATCAGCAACGCATGGATGCTGGACTGCAACCGCTCGAGGTGCACACCGCACCGTTCGTCATCGCCGAAGACGGTACCCGAATCAGCAGTACTCGTATTCGAGATGGCGAGATAGATGTCCACGGACGCATACTGGAGTAG
- a CDS encoding fibronectin type III domain-containing protein, with amino-acid sequence MAYSDDFSTFDSETWTLHDSAQYLSDSGMIRLVGTSSGSEGHLEYDPGYTDSLRTEWDFTSGNDSSGFHRLSIYADAPDSYSTGDSDNTENAFCVTWNVADDILKIFKMSAGSVSMLASKSLTAGSGTFAVEADREHNEIRVFVDGTLELTATDVTFDTGGSVLSWSGAHFSTTGTKDFDNVSIETIGLIENLSATQSADDVDLLWSGTADSYNILRAESSGMASSDYTLIASDVGSQSYTDTTVLDGEQYYYRVEDADTGYLSNEVEVTVSIPSHTPTIESVAPSSRQLDLAWSYGGETGALSGIDVDYRETGTSGWTTDATLSTSATSHTITELDDGEQYDVRVRYYSTHTSSADTTTTTTPIPAPTDVVVSNVGATTADVSWTATHNDGETRVEYRLTGTLSWTVVETVSPDTESTTLTNLNNGEEYEVRVVAANDVEPATSLSEPFITVLPDEDQPVLSNDVKDEVAVDRETSPTNYGDVRVQIRETGESSWDSTATGFDEQILAYDTLSTVFDGRKDGEEYEIRARTETEYATGAWTTPVSIQMNLPTPSGFTVDSVTQTQIDLSWTDKTDNENGFRIFRAEKRNGSYSNEQLVAEPAPNTESASISALPGTGYRLRLETYTEDTKASSEPIETTTQPSTVDSNQRPAQGWHVEVDHPEGQTLTPTVIDDPKPRPKLNGLPKVEIPVPKNEKWLDDAFERAPIRIWKDGKRLPVERLINRSQTPEATRLVARGGEDLLKHVEKSVSEQEADDFVRGLLNEETSLTVNVDDPQADVSSDTMMLDADTGSEWQGVLRDYPFASDVPLRVENGRLETTKTAVLRQGVNPDDQLWAPDILESDEFVGGTASRYQASGQIHEWNITLDHDIPGGSAQLAVRISESNESVGPEVTFSVDGTQIRPVGPENLGNGFQFPDVRFLTLDISGGLAAGTHTIKAEVTTGSDSGYIYIDTIGVFDTRYSDGYGDRLTSPGGKVTTLNAYPDMSAETVDVPSIRQVIAGELQSSWDNTQNEQAVAISNDQGKSWVSASNTETVSGQFASGSGQIRARFSLSSYDDGDGILERNAGQSVDLFDLFSDLNDTPLLNSQSFDGEIREILNDIAEFGNFIWEVRWEQSTESLAVVFTRPGQREASGDVNLVDYDYNIDDEAITEKAVVNGTQGQGEYALPSWDGDEALATTQTIPAATSDRLAKSAAMTLVQETSTPLETATVEIEQYPAGWNLVEMVSLADLPETAGAMKIYSVEEKDGVISLRLGNRDRIEEVVSRIQRQLEAVSSI; translated from the coding sequence ATGGCTTACTCTGACGACTTTTCGACGTTTGATTCGGAGACGTGGACGCTACACGATTCAGCACAGTACCTATCAGATTCTGGGATGATCCGGCTCGTCGGAACATCGTCGGGAAGTGAAGGTCATCTAGAGTACGATCCGGGCTATACAGACTCGCTCCGAACGGAGTGGGACTTCACCTCCGGGAATGACTCCTCGGGGTTTCACCGACTCTCCATCTACGCAGACGCTCCGGACTCGTATAGTACAGGTGATAGCGATAATACAGAAAACGCTTTCTGCGTCACTTGGAATGTCGCGGACGACATCTTGAAAATCTTCAAGATGTCGGCGGGGAGCGTGTCGATGCTGGCCTCGAAATCGCTCACGGCAGGGAGCGGGACGTTCGCTGTCGAGGCAGACCGCGAGCACAACGAAATCCGCGTGTTCGTCGACGGCACGCTGGAACTGACGGCGACGGATGTGACGTTCGACACGGGAGGCTCTGTGCTCTCGTGGTCGGGAGCACATTTCTCGACCACTGGAACGAAGGACTTCGACAATGTTTCGATCGAGACGATCGGTCTCATCGAAAACCTCTCGGCGACACAGTCAGCCGACGATGTCGACCTGCTGTGGAGTGGGACGGCCGACTCGTACAACATCCTCCGTGCAGAATCGTCGGGGATGGCGTCGTCAGACTACACGCTGATTGCATCAGACGTCGGCTCGCAGTCGTACACGGACACGACCGTCCTCGATGGGGAACAGTACTACTACCGCGTTGAGGATGCCGACACGGGTTACCTCTCGAACGAGGTCGAAGTCACAGTCTCTATCCCATCTCACACGCCGACAATCGAATCCGTCGCGCCGTCGTCGCGTCAACTCGACCTCGCGTGGTCGTACGGAGGCGAGACGGGGGCGCTGTCGGGAATTGACGTGGACTACCGAGAGACGGGAACGTCCGGGTGGACGACAGACGCGACGCTCTCGACGAGTGCGACGAGCCACACGATCACGGAGCTCGACGACGGCGAGCAGTACGACGTACGCGTCCGGTACTACTCAACGCACACATCATCGGCGGACACGACGACGACAACGACGCCGATTCCGGCACCAACCGACGTTGTGGTCTCGAATGTTGGGGCAACGACAGCAGACGTGTCGTGGACGGCCACGCACAACGACGGCGAAACACGGGTCGAGTATCGGCTGACTGGGACATTGTCATGGACGGTCGTTGAGACGGTTTCACCGGATACAGAGTCCACAACGCTAACGAACCTGAACAATGGTGAAGAGTACGAGGTTCGTGTGGTGGCCGCAAATGACGTAGAGCCGGCGACCAGCCTGTCTGAACCATTTATCACGGTGCTCCCCGACGAAGACCAGCCAGTCCTCAGCAACGACGTCAAGGACGAGGTCGCTGTTGACCGCGAAACGTCGCCGACGAATTACGGCGACGTGCGCGTGCAGATCCGCGAGACGGGAGAGTCATCGTGGGACTCAACCGCGACGGGGTTCGACGAGCAGATCCTCGCGTATGACACACTCTCGACGGTCTTCGACGGACGTAAGGATGGCGAGGAGTACGAAATCCGCGCTCGTACGGAGACGGAGTACGCCACGGGCGCGTGGACGACGCCTGTCTCGATCCAGATGAATCTCCCGACACCATCGGGATTCACCGTCGATAGCGTGACACAGACGCAGATCGATCTCTCGTGGACCGACAAGACTGACAATGAAAATGGGTTCCGAATTTTCCGTGCCGAGAAACGTAACGGCTCGTACTCCAACGAGCAACTCGTCGCCGAACCTGCGCCGAACACGGAGTCAGCGTCGATCTCCGCACTCCCGGGAACGGGGTATCGGCTTCGACTCGAAACGTACACGGAGGACACGAAAGCCTCCTCTGAACCAATTGAGACGACGACGCAGCCTTCCACTGTCGATTCGAATCAACGACCCGCACAGGGTTGGCATGTTGAGGTTGACCACCCCGAAGGACAGACGCTCACCCCAACAGTCATCGATGATCCGAAACCGCGGCCGAAACTCAACGGTCTGCCCAAGGTCGAAATCCCAGTCCCAAAGAACGAAAAGTGGCTCGACGACGCTTTCGAGCGAGCCCCCATCCGTATCTGGAAAGACGGGAAGCGACTCCCGGTCGAACGACTGATCAATCGGTCGCAGACGCCGGAGGCGACGCGACTCGTCGCCCGCGGCGGCGAGGACCTTCTCAAGCACGTGGAGAAGTCCGTCAGCGAACAGGAGGCTGACGACTTCGTTCGGGGCCTCCTGAACGAGGAGACGTCGCTAACGGTGAACGTGGACGATCCGCAGGCCGATGTCTCCTCGGATACGATGATGCTCGACGCCGACACCGGTTCGGAGTGGCAGGGTGTCCTCCGAGACTACCCATTCGCATCGGACGTACCACTGCGCGTCGAAAACGGCCGTCTTGAGACGACGAAGACGGCCGTACTGCGGCAAGGGGTAAATCCGGACGATCAGTTGTGGGCGCCCGACATCTTGGAATCTGATGAGTTCGTTGGCGGCACGGCATCGAGGTATCAGGCATCCGGACAAATACACGAATGGAATATTACCCTAGACCACGACATTCCCGGAGGGAGTGCGCAACTAGCTGTGCGCATCTCGGAAAGTAACGAGTCGGTCGGACCAGAAGTCACGTTCAGTGTTGATGGGACCCAGATCCGACCGGTCGGGCCAGAAAATCTCGGAAACGGATTCCAGTTCCCGGATGTTCGTTTTCTCACGCTCGATATATCAGGCGGACTCGCCGCAGGAACGCATACGATCAAAGCCGAAGTAACGACCGGCTCGGACTCGGGTTACATCTATATCGACACAATCGGTGTCTTCGACACTCGTTATTCAGACGGGTACGGGGACCGGCTCACTTCCCCCGGTGGGAAAGTCACGACGCTGAATGCGTATCCCGATATGTCGGCTGAAACAGTGGATGTACCGTCAATTCGACAGGTTATCGCAGGAGAACTGCAGTCCTCGTGGGATAACACGCAAAACGAGCAGGCGGTCGCCATCTCAAACGACCAAGGCAAGTCGTGGGTCAGCGCCTCGAACACCGAAACCGTTTCCGGACAGTTTGCGAGTGGGAGCGGACAGATCCGGGCACGCTTCTCCCTGTCGAGCTACGACGATGGGGATGGGATTCTCGAACGGAACGCCGGGCAGAGCGTGGACCTGTTCGACCTCTTCTCGGACCTCAACGACACGCCGTTACTCAACAGCCAGTCGTTCGATGGTGAAATTCGTGAGATTCTCAATGATATCGCAGAATTTGGCAACTTCATCTGGGAGGTTCGTTGGGAGCAATCGACAGAATCGCTTGCTGTGGTGTTCACTCGGCCGGGACAGCGTGAGGCGTCGGGTGATGTGAACCTCGTTGATTACGATTACAACATCGACGATGAGGCTATCACCGAGAAGGCAGTCGTCAACGGGACGCAGGGTCAAGGAGAGTATGCGCTTCCCTCGTGGGACGGCGATGAAGCACTCGCAACGACGCAAACGATTCCGGCGGCAACGAGCGACCGGTTGGCGAAATCGGCAGCAATGACGCTCGTTCAAGAGACTTCGACACCACTGGAGACGGCGACGGTCGAAATCGAGCAGTACCCTGCAGGGTGGAACCTCGTTGAGATGGTGAGCCTCGCTGATCTCCCTGAGACGGCTGGTGCGATGAAAATCTACTCGGTCGAAGAGAAAGACGGAGTTATCTCGCTACGGCTTGGAAATCGGGATCGTATTGAGGAGGTTGTCTCGCGTATCCAGCGTCAGTTGGAGGCCGTATCGAGTATCTGA
- a CDS encoding Cdc6/Cdc18 family protein, with protein sequence MNGENSESTTDERDPLFRYDQPIFANKEILEISHLPGPDKIVGRDEHMAQVAEALNPAIFGQSPTHLFIFGKTGSGKTLTARMVSRRLQQEAQNEGVTVRVATVDCGEQNTEASVIKTLASSVNDPSKSGMTIPERGLSTGDYYNRLWRVLDTCSDVTIVVLDEIDMLQDDEVLRKLSRAGENQRIVDSRLGIIGVSNKIDFPDELTERVKSSFAHDELVFSSYDANELREILRNRTHAFEEGALTDDVIPLTSALAAQEHGDARKAIDILRNAGRIATKEDAEKVTEDHVRAAKEKTETDRFRELLDGQTSQSKVILYALVLQTEGDQGAKVTTSNVYRQYLSIANSLDMDQLSERRVQEILKELDFLNVIQSEVKGRGRGQGIHGRHRLLEEPRIVKRVLLSDPRFENLRDQTN encoded by the coding sequence ATGAACGGGGAAAACAGCGAATCGACAACCGATGAACGTGACCCTCTCTTCAGATACGATCAGCCAATTTTTGCGAACAAGGAGATTCTTGAGATCTCACACCTCCCTGGTCCCGACAAGATTGTGGGTCGTGACGAACATATGGCACAAGTTGCGGAAGCACTGAATCCTGCTATTTTCGGTCAGTCTCCGACTCATCTGTTTATTTTCGGGAAAACGGGTTCCGGGAAGACGCTGACAGCACGCATGGTCTCACGCCGCCTTCAACAAGAGGCTCAGAATGAAGGTGTTACTGTCCGTGTTGCGACTGTAGACTGCGGAGAGCAGAATACAGAGGCCTCCGTCATCAAAACGCTCGCGTCATCCGTAAACGATCCGTCGAAAAGCGGGATGACCATCCCCGAACGAGGACTCTCTACGGGGGACTACTACAACCGACTCTGGCGGGTCCTCGACACGTGTTCGGATGTCACTATCGTCGTCCTCGACGAGATAGATATGCTCCAAGACGACGAAGTTCTCCGGAAACTCTCTCGAGCAGGTGAGAATCAGCGAATCGTCGATTCGCGTCTCGGTATTATTGGCGTCTCGAACAAAATTGATTTCCCCGATGAACTCACTGAGCGTGTCAAATCCAGCTTCGCGCACGACGAGTTAGTGTTCTCTTCGTACGATGCGAACGAACTCCGGGAGATACTGCGAAACCGGACGCACGCCTTCGAAGAGGGCGCTTTGACTGATGACGTTATCCCGCTCACGAGCGCACTCGCTGCACAGGAACACGGGGACGCTCGGAAAGCGATTGACATCCTCCGCAATGCCGGTCGCATAGCAACAAAAGAAGACGCCGAAAAAGTGACCGAAGACCACGTCCGTGCGGCCAAGGAGAAAACAGAAACGGACCGGTTCCGTGAACTCCTCGACGGCCAGACCTCTCAATCTAAGGTTATTCTTTACGCGCTCGTTTTGCAGACAGAGGGTGATCAAGGCGCGAAGGTCACAACGAGCAACGTTTACCGTCAATACCTCAGTATTGCGAATTCACTGGACATGGACCAACTATCGGAACGCCGTGTTCAGGAGATTCTCAAGGAACTCGACTTTTTGAATGTGATTCAATCAGAGGTCAAAGGTCGAGGGCGAGGTCAAGGTATTCACGGTCGCCATCGGCTGCTTGAGGAGCCACGTATCGTCAAACGAGTTCTTCTTTCTGATCCTCGATTCGAGAATCTCAGGGACCAAACAAATTGA
- a CDS encoding helix-turn-helix domain-containing protein, translating into MSTLYDLDDGRLEDLTPSAKLVYLVMDRAEDELTQQGIIEETTLAPRTVRHALTRLEDLGVVVSHPSFEDARQRVYTISVPDEE; encoded by the coding sequence ATGAGTACACTATACGACCTCGACGATGGGCGGCTCGAAGATCTCACCCCAAGCGCGAAACTCGTCTACCTCGTCATGGATCGAGCTGAGGATGAGCTTACCCAACAGGGGATTATCGAGGAAACGACACTCGCTCCGCGGACGGTTCGGCACGCACTGACCCGCCTCGAAGACCTCGGTGTGGTCGTTTCGCACCCGTCGTTCGAGGACGCTCGACAGCGGGTGTACACCATCTCGGTTCCCGACGAAGAATAG
- a CDS encoding peptide ABC transporter ATPase → MSTSHHPTTNAQTDDRFDALESSLNDLESRLDDLEAENERLHRELDAKNERIEELEDDHEWLRNYVLDLENAILGEWLSSELLAHLDHESIGDAVLSLSDSVETTQIDAIREKQIRNHQSVKRDIARIKRQVTHLADETDIELLDSVPGDDKVAKVVKDGVASVESKVYGKHERAELVLQNLADWGTVKTDANGSAVLLHAGNVKERLEIARNESLQSTQVKRVLDQIDDWTDDSTRYSKVKKTNGVWRLKLGVHTE, encoded by the coding sequence ATGTCCACGAGCCACCATCCGACGACCAACGCACAGACTGACGACCGCTTCGACGCCCTCGAATCCTCCCTCAACGACCTCGAATCCCGCCTTGACGATCTCGAAGCGGAGAACGAACGTCTGCACCGGGAACTCGACGCGAAGAACGAACGCATCGAAGAACTCGAAGACGACCACGAGTGGCTCCGAAACTACGTTCTCGACCTCGAAAACGCCATCCTCGGCGAGTGGCTCTCCTCGGAACTTCTCGCGCACCTCGACCACGAATCGATTGGTGATGCCGTTCTCTCTCTGTCCGATTCAGTGGAGACCACCCAGATCGACGCCATCCGCGAGAAACAGATCAGGAACCACCAGTCGGTCAAACGTGACATTGCCCGCATCAAACGACAGGTGACCCATCTCGCTGATGAGACCGATATTGAACTCCTCGACTCCGTTCCCGGCGACGATAAAGTCGCAAAGGTCGTCAAAGACGGTGTCGCGTCCGTCGAGTCGAAAGTGTACGGTAAACACGAACGGGCCGAACTCGTCTTGCAGAACCTCGCCGACTGGGGAACGGTCAAGACGGACGCTAACGGGTCGGCCGTTTTACTGCACGCCGGTAACGTGAAAGAGAGGCTCGAAATCGCCCGAAACGAGTCATTACAGTCCACGCAGGTGAAACGTGTACTCGACCAGATCGACGACTGGACAGACGACTCCACGCGCTACTCCAAAGTGAAGAAGACCAACGGGGTATGGCGACTCAAACTTGGGGTACATACGGAATGA
- a CDS encoding Cdc6/Cdc18 family protein → MIIREDVFDVDEFVPGDLRRRHRELNELSRALSCALDGYRPRNALLTGASGSGKTVTARYAVDQLQQEIATKSAYVDAWDARTTTRTLQRVLDQLGGATITARTPSRGDLLDAIRDAISHPTVLIVDEVEMLSDLGLLRDFASLDAGLVLIANDEDRLMANLDSHVSSRLAINTRVAFDSYSVTDLVSILEPRRRQGLVDGTVSDSVLEEIADRAGGNARHAIVSLREAALRAHQRGDERVTMTDIGPAVGDAADLIRQKASDRLGTHERLMLDIVRDHDSIAPRRVHELYEAECANRGFDPVTRRTTTTYLGKLEDYNLVESVGSTRNRKYQKIESFS, encoded by the coding sequence ATGATTATTCGAGAAGATGTATTCGACGTGGATGAGTTCGTCCCTGGCGACCTCCGGCGTCGTCACCGCGAACTGAACGAACTCTCCCGAGCGTTGAGTTGCGCTCTCGACGGCTACCGGCCACGGAACGCTCTTCTCACTGGCGCATCCGGGTCGGGGAAAACTGTGACTGCTCGGTACGCTGTCGACCAACTACAGCAAGAGATCGCTACCAAAAGCGCGTACGTTGATGCGTGGGATGCGCGAACAACAACACGGACGCTACAGCGAGTACTCGACCAACTCGGCGGGGCAACAATAACTGCGCGGACTCCATCGCGTGGAGATCTCCTCGACGCCATCCGCGATGCCATCTCTCACCCGACTGTTCTCATCGTCGACGAAGTCGAGATGCTGTCCGACCTTGGATTGCTCCGCGATTTTGCCTCCCTCGATGCTGGTCTCGTTCTTATTGCGAACGACGAAGACAGGCTGATGGCAAATCTCGATTCACACGTCTCGTCCCGTCTCGCTATCAACACACGCGTTGCCTTCGATTCCTATTCGGTCACCGACCTTGTTTCCATCCTGGAACCGCGCCGTCGCCAAGGACTCGTCGATGGGACAGTGAGCGACTCCGTCCTCGAAGAGATTGCCGACCGGGCTGGCGGAAACGCACGCCACGCCATTGTCTCACTCCGCGAGGCTGCTCTTCGTGCCCACCAACGTGGCGACGAACGCGTCACCATGACCGACATCGGTCCGGCAGTTGGCGACGCCGCTGATCTCATTCGCCAGAAAGCATCCGACCGACTCGGAACGCACGAACGTCTCATGCTCGACATCGTCCGCGATCACGACAGTATCGCACCTCGGCGTGTCCACGAACTATACGAAGCAGAGTGCGCAAACCGGGGTTTTGATCCTGTTACTCGCCGGACGACGACGACGTACCTTGGCAAACTCGAAGATTACAATCTCGTCGAATCCGTCGGCTCAACTCGTAACAGAAAGTATCAAAAAATAGAATCTTTTTCGTGA
- a CDS encoding VanZ family protein — protein MRYQSSGSRWTAVIIGTVVLFVASVVPSPLRRHPEWKWIGPDKFLHLLGHAVYAVTLADALGRDRYTDAEAAVLAVSISTTHSLVTGQIQKYVPGRAFELADVLASLLGAVLAVFGWYVVNDAQDTPPS, from the coding sequence ATGCGGTACCAGTCCTCTGGCTCTCGATGGACGGCAGTTATCATTGGCACGGTCGTTCTTTTCGTCGCGTCTGTCGTGCCATCCCCGCTTAGGCGTCATCCCGAGTGGAAGTGGATTGGCCCGGACAAGTTCCTGCACCTTCTCGGCCATGCAGTCTATGCAGTGACGCTTGCCGACGCACTCGGGCGTGATCGATATACCGATGCGGAAGCGGCCGTCCTTGCAGTGTCTATCTCAACAACGCACAGTCTCGTCACTGGGCAAATCCAGAAATACGTCCCCGGACGAGCATTTGAACTTGCAGATGTCCTTGCCAGCCTGCTCGGCGCGGTTCTCGCTGTGTTCGGGTGGTACGTCGTGAACGACGCGCAGGATACCCCTCCGAGCTAG